In Aspergillus nidulans FGSC A4 chromosome IV, a single window of DNA contains:
- a CDS encoding putative EF-hand calcium-binding domain protein (transcript_id=CADANIAT00000789): MKPKIKILCLHARGTSGDIFKSQTSSIRSRLADLNLTFDFLDGPYPSNPAPGIDLYYPPPYYTYYAESPQNTTIDSIRSTQDWLYGVIAERGPYDLVMTFSQGAMVAAEALLMHQVEAERGLCQQSQSAIIDGVHDEEGRGNKIAANGETVGNVLPPFKSAIFICGGAPLTLLEHIGYNIPEITKARDLASRSALAQMAGTEAILSKGSARWMANPAIPPNFNMSMNLSFGLTGSNASLNGLVKIRIPTVHIYGERDPRYIAGVQLSEVCEKRSRKEYNHGGGHEIPRFEAVSGAMADLVRWAVRAAERQGDGGG, from the exons ATGAAACCCAAAATCAAAATCCTCTGCCTACACGCTCGCGGGACGAGCGGTGACATCTTCAAATCTCAGACGT CTTCCATCCGCTCTCGCCTCGCAGACTTAAATCTAACCTTTGACTTCCTCGATGGTCCCTACCCTAGCAATCCAGCGCCGGGAATTGACCTCTACTATCCGCCGCCCTACTATACATACTATGCCGAAAGTCCACAGAACACAACCATCGACTCTATCAGGTCGACGCAGGATTGGTTGTACGGCGTCATTGCTGAACGAGGACCGTACGATCTCGTCATGACCTTCTCGCAGGGTGCAATGGTTGCAGCGGAGGCGCTTTTAATGCATCAGGTCGAGGCCGAACGTGGACTGTGCCAACAGAGCCAGTCCGCGATTATCGACGGAGTtcacgatgaagaaggccgtGGGAACAAGATTGCGGCAAATGGAGAAACGGTTGGGAATGTACTGCCACCATTTAAGTCCGCGATCTTCATCTGTGGCGGCGCACCGCTCACCCTCCTTGAACACATTGGGTACAATATCCCCGAGATCACAAAGGCCCGAGACCTGGCGAGTCGCTCTGCGCTGGCGCAGATGGCTGGGACCGAGGCGATCTTGTCCAAAGGGTCAGCGCGGTGGATGGCGAATCCAGCAATCCCACCGAACTTCAATATGAGCATGAACCTAAGTTTCGGCCT CACCGGCTCAAATGCTAGCCTCAACGGGCTTGTAAAAATCAGGATCCCAACCGTGCATATCTACGGCGAGCGCGACCCGCGCTATATCGCGGGGGTCCAGCTCAGCGAGGTGTGCgagaagaggagcagaaagGAGTATAACCATGGGGGTGGACATGAGATTCCGCGGTTTGAGGCTGTTAGCGGAGCGATGGCGGATTTAGTAAGGTGGGCAGTTAGGGCTGCGGAGCGGCAGGGGGATGGGGGTGGATGA